Genomic DNA from Halomonas sp. BDJS001:
CAAAGAGCACTTTCACAGCGCGTCTTAGTAGAAACCGGCCAATTGGAAGCACGCATTGCGGCCTGCCTCCCTAGTCGTACAGAATACTTCGAGCACTATGTAAAGCGCCTGGAAGCACGCGGCGCTGCTCTCGCCAACGTCTAACCGCCTAGCTTTTTTCAATTTCTCTTTTCTGACGCTGGAGTACGCTGTGCCGCTAGCTGATATGCTCCAATCATTAACGCCATCACCGCCGCTTATCATCTGCCTGGTGCTGGTCATTTCATTAGTAGAATCACTGGCCCTAGTGGGGCTGCTGGTACCAGGGGTGGTGTTGATCACCACCGCAGCTTCCCTGGCGGGCCACCAGGATATCGGCCTGGCCTGGTTAATCGGCGCCGCCTTTATAGGCGCGGTGTTAGGCGATGGGATCAGTTTTTCGCTAGGTTTCAAGCACCGAGAACAGGTCACACAGCGATGGCCACTGTCTCAGCATCCCGAATGGTTAGGTCGCGGAGCGCGCTTCTTTCAGCGCTATGGCATTTGGTCGGTGTTTATTGGCCGCTTTGTCGGCCCGGTGAGGCCGATTATTCCACTGGTGGCAGGTATGATGCAGATGGCACCAAGGACGTTCGTTTGGGCCAACCTAACCTCTGCGGCGCTGTGGGCACCAGCCTATGTACTGCCTGGTTATTTGCTGGGTCGCACCTGGCAGCACCATCTAAATCTACCGCCGGGTTTAGAGACGGCACTACTCATATTTGCGGCCATAGTTGTCACACTTGCTGTCATTTTCTCATGGGGCCGACATCAGGCGACAAGGCATGGGCGACTTTACCGGGCGATTGCCGGAAGCATTCGTCGCGTACCGCTGCTGCGTCGCCCATGGCTTGCGATGAGCCAAACCGGTGATGTGCCCTTGGCCTCGCTACTACTGCTGGTCATAGCGTTGGGCAGCTTGTCTGGCTGGACATTGTTGATCATTGCCCACCACGGCCCGCTGGAAATGGATCTGCTCGTTCAGCAATTGTTCGCCATGTTGCAGAGTGATTTTTCTTACCTAGCGGGGAACATATTTGCCCAAATTGGCGACACCCTGGGCATTATCGCCTTAATACTACCTTGGGCGGCGTGGATGCTGTTGAGTAGGAGATGGGAGGCTTTACTACACTGGTGTGGCGCGTTTGCCGGTGTCGCCCTTTTAAACACAGTGGGCAAAGGGCTGTTTGGCCGTGCTCGCCCAGAGACGCCGGACTACTTGATGGGCTCTTTCTCCTATCCGAGCGCCCATACGTCAACCACCGTGGTGCTCGTCGGCCTTGCAGCTGCCTTCGTCGCGGCCGAGATACCTCGTCAAAAACGCTTTTGGGTATATTGGGTAGCACTCGCACTTGCACTGCCCATGGCGCTATCAAGGCTGGCGGTCGGCGTACACTGGTTCAGTGACCTGGTGGGCGGTGCCTTACTCGGCCTGGTCGTCTGCGCGCTCACGCTGCTCCACTGGCAGCAGCAGCCACGCCCGCCTATGCGACCCTGCCCGTGGCTACTGCTCAGCGCGGCATCGCTAGTGCTTATTAGCGCCCGAGTAGGGTTGTTGCCACCCGTTTAATGGTTATTACCCCAGCGCTAACCATAAACCAACGCCAATCATCAGCGTTCCGGCGATACGGTTAAG
This window encodes:
- a CDS encoding bifunctional DedA family/phosphatase PAP2 family protein; the encoded protein is MPLADMLQSLTPSPPLIICLVLVISLVESLALVGLLVPGVVLITTAASLAGHQDIGLAWLIGAAFIGAVLGDGISFSLGFKHREQVTQRWPLSQHPEWLGRGARFFQRYGIWSVFIGRFVGPVRPIIPLVAGMMQMAPRTFVWANLTSAALWAPAYVLPGYLLGRTWQHHLNLPPGLETALLIFAAIVVTLAVIFSWGRHQATRHGRLYRAIAGSIRRVPLLRRPWLAMSQTGDVPLASLLLLVIALGSLSGWTLLIIAHHGPLEMDLLVQQLFAMLQSDFSYLAGNIFAQIGDTLGIIALILPWAAWMLLSRRWEALLHWCGAFAGVALLNTVGKGLFGRARPETPDYLMGSFSYPSAHTSTTVVLVGLAAAFVAAEIPRQKRFWVYWVALALALPMALSRLAVGVHWFSDLVGGALLGLVVCALTLLHWQQQPRPPMRPCPWLLLSAASLVLISARVGLLPPV